In Flavobacterium gelatinilyticum, a genomic segment contains:
- a CDS encoding peptidase domain-containing ABC transporter: MTPFKRFYNLLTLDKRDVYQIIFYAAFAGLVNLSLPLGIQAIINFIQSGQVSVSWIVLVILVTIGVGFGGILTILQLRIVENLQQRIFVRSSFEFAYRMPLIKFKEMYSEYAPEKANRFFDTLMVQKGTAKLLLDFCTAFLQVGLGIILLVLYHSFFMVIGLLFIAILYVIFKFSYKDGLETSLNESKFKYKVAAWIQEIARNRESFRKKGGFDYALERNDGYVSQYVNYREKHFQVMKKQYIQLTIFKVIVTAALLSIGGFLVIHHQMNIGQFVAAEIVIVLLINSVEKIIFGLESFYDVLTSVEKIGQVTDLEIACIPQTSAVSETGITIETESIAYNYPEHNKKALKNINLKISQGEKIILRGTNGAGKSTLLRLLAGLLEPESGAMYVTDNFMNRLNEDSYRAQAGTYLQGDTLFAGTIRENILFGNEALNNDDLKWALDNVCLTQDIKTFPNGLEHQVHPGGHELSASDIQKILLARSIVHKPNILFLEDPVDKMDELTSAKIVDFLLSPENDWTVIVTSKNDLWKNKCDRMITIADGKISNDIKL, encoded by the coding sequence ATGACACCATTTAAACGTTTTTATAATTTACTTACGCTGGATAAGCGCGATGTATACCAAATTATATTTTATGCTGCTTTCGCAGGTTTAGTCAATCTTTCCCTGCCTTTGGGAATTCAGGCCATTATTAATTTTATTCAAAGCGGACAGGTGAGTGTTTCCTGGATTGTGCTGGTAATTCTGGTAACAATCGGGGTTGGTTTTGGCGGAATCCTTACCATTTTACAGCTGCGAATTGTAGAAAACCTGCAGCAGCGAATTTTTGTGCGTTCTTCTTTTGAATTTGCATACCGAATGCCCTTGATTAAATTTAAGGAAATGTACTCTGAATATGCTCCCGAAAAAGCCAACCGCTTTTTTGATACCTTAATGGTTCAAAAAGGAACTGCAAAATTACTTCTTGATTTTTGTACTGCATTTTTGCAGGTAGGTCTGGGAATTATATTATTGGTTTTGTATCATTCATTTTTTATGGTGATCGGACTTTTGTTTATTGCCATTTTGTATGTGATTTTTAAATTTTCGTACAAAGATGGTCTTGAAACCAGTTTAAACGAATCAAAATTCAAATATAAAGTAGCGGCCTGGATTCAGGAAATCGCGCGTAATCGTGAAAGCTTTCGTAAAAAAGGAGGTTTTGACTACGCTCTTGAACGAAATGACGGCTACGTTTCTCAATATGTCAATTACCGTGAAAAACACTTTCAGGTAATGAAAAAACAATATATTCAGCTGACTATTTTTAAAGTTATTGTTACAGCTGCCTTATTGTCTATAGGTGGTTTTCTGGTAATTCACCACCAAATGAACATAGGGCAGTTTGTGGCAGCTGAAATTGTAATTGTACTACTTATCAACTCGGTAGAAAAAATTATATTTGGTTTGGAATCTTTTTATGATGTTCTGACTTCTGTTGAAAAAATAGGACAGGTTACAGATCTTGAAATTGCCTGTATTCCGCAGACTTCTGCTGTAAGCGAAACAGGAATTACAATCGAAACCGAAAGTATTGCTTATAACTATCCGGAACACAATAAAAAAGCCCTTAAAAACATCAACCTGAAAATATCTCAGGGCGAGAAGATTATTTTAAGAGGAACAAACGGAGCCGGAAAAAGCACCTTATTGCGACTTCTGGCCGGATTGCTTGAACCGGAAAGCGGCGCCATGTATGTAACCGATAATTTTATGAACCGCCTGAACGAAGACAGTTACAGAGCACAAGCCGGTACGTATTTGCAGGGCGATACCCTTTTTGCAGGAACGATTAGAGAAAATATTCTTTTTGGGAATGAAGCTTTAAATAATGACGATTTAAAATGGGCTTTAGATAATGTATGCCTGACACAGGATATTAAAACTTTCCCGAACGGACTTGAACATCAGGTTCATCCGGGAGGTCATGAGCTTTCGGCTTCAGATATACAAAAAATACTTTTGGCCAGAAGTATTGTTCACAAACCCAATATATTGTTCCTTGAAGATCCTGTTGATAAAATGGACGAACTGACATCAGCAAAAATTGTTGATTTTTTACTTTCCCCGGAAAATGACTGGACGGTAATCGTAACTTCTAAAAATGATCTTTGGAAGAATAAATGCGATCGTATGATAACTATTGCCGACGGAAAAATTAGTAACGACATAAAGCTTTAA
- a CDS encoding HlyD family secretion protein yields MLNISKENNVIITPGKYKSITSVARRPHYKILNRVIIGFLIFAVGCLFLPWTQNISGNGSVTTLKPDQRPQTVHNAIAGRIEKWYVQEGDYVKKGDTIVFISEVKEDYLDPNLVGNTKQQVDAKKMAVESYGDKVNSLEVQAKSLNTERELKLQQAQNKIRQAQLKIKSDSMDLEAVKTQLRIATTQFERSTALNKEGLKPLTDVEQKRLKLQESEAYIITQQNKLLSSKNELINARVEINRITAEYAEKISKSRSDKFTALSTQYDTEAQVNKLENQYVNYSLRNGLYYITAPQSGYVNRALLAGLGETIKEGTPIVSIMPASYDIAVETYVDPIDLPLVHRGAKVRVWFDGWPRIVFSGWPGLSYGTYGGKVVAIENFISANGKYRVLISPDGPDNKWPKELSIGAGAQSIALLETVSVWYEIWRNLNGFPPNYYMSDEKEAKNGKDKK; encoded by the coding sequence ATGCTCAATATATCTAAAGAAAATAATGTAATTATCACTCCGGGCAAATACAAATCGATTACGAGTGTTGCCCGAAGACCTCATTATAAAATTTTAAACAGGGTTATAATTGGATTTTTGATTTTTGCGGTAGGATGTCTTTTCCTTCCGTGGACTCAGAATATTTCAGGAAATGGTTCTGTTACCACCTTAAAACCGGATCAAAGACCTCAGACTGTTCATAATGCCATTGCCGGAAGAATCGAAAAATGGTACGTGCAGGAAGGTGATTATGTAAAGAAAGGTGATACAATTGTTTTTATTTCTGAGGTAAAAGAAGATTACCTTGACCCGAATCTTGTAGGAAACACCAAACAACAGGTCGATGCCAAAAAGATGGCGGTAGAATCCTACGGAGATAAAGTAAATTCTCTGGAAGTTCAGGCAAAATCGCTTAACACAGAAAGAGAATTAAAACTGCAGCAGGCCCAAAACAAAATCAGACAGGCACAGCTGAAAATCAAAAGCGACAGTATGGATCTTGAAGCGGTAAAAACGCAGTTAAGAATCGCTACAACACAATTTGAACGTTCGACCGCATTAAACAAAGAAGGCTTAAAACCACTTACCGATGTAGAGCAGAAACGATTAAAACTTCAGGAATCTGAAGCTTATATCATCACACAGCAGAACAAATTGTTAAGCAGTAAAAACGAACTGATCAATGCAAGAGTCGAAATCAATCGTATTACGGCTGAGTATGCAGAGAAAATTTCGAAATCAAGAAGCGATAAATTTACGGCTTTAAGCACGCAATACGATACTGAAGCACAAGTAAATAAGCTTGAAAATCAATATGTAAATTACAGTCTTAGAAACGGATTGTATTACATTACAGCACCTCAAAGCGGTTATGTAAACCGTGCTCTGCTGGCTGGTTTGGGAGAAACAATTAAAGAAGGAACGCCAATTGTAAGTATCATGCCGGCAAGTTATGATATTGCCGTAGAAACGTATGTAGATCCTATTGATCTGCCATTGGTGCATCGCGGAGCAAAAGTCCGTGTATGGTTCGACGGATGGCCGAGAATTGTATTTTCGGGATGGCCTGGCTTATCATACGGAACGTATGGCGGAAAAGTAGTGGCGATCGAAAACTTTATTAGTGCAAACGGAAAATACAGAGTTCTTATTTCACCTGACGGTCCGGATAATAAATGGCCGAAAGAACTAAGTATTGGAGCCGGAGCACAGAGTATCGCTTTATTAGAAACAGTTTCTGTATGGTATGAAATATGGCGTAACCTAAATGGTTTCCCGCCAAATTATTATATGTCAGATGAAAAAGAAGCAAAAAATGGTAAAGACAAAAAATAA